A section of the Metabacillus endolithicus genome encodes:
- a CDS encoding efflux RND transporter periplasmic adaptor subunit translates to MKRWVSIVLAVIVIGFIGTNVYLIFKEDSKVQHTVHVEKWSRVQERDIVETFETDGILVPKEEQDVYLPLENIEFQQFLVEEGDEVAIGTPLFLYTSPEIDSLKETLETEITQVEGEIEGVEDYIDSLEDYQSSIPTTTSEIEVDSILEDGLKIDVHASSEMIESTIEQEIYKQELEKRKLEEQKTKYENQLDNINEQENSASMVSNIDGVVVEVNKNLGNPIITIASNELAIEGEFSEQQLKKAETGMKLTATASGENKKLEGTLDKINPYPVNEPAIDKENAYNFVASILEQPETAPIGTKTTVSVVTAEAIDVPAIRDGAIHGKKTSYVYQLNEDGQIKKKTVEKGLSFDGYTEIVKGSDIGEVTMLSPEKSPQTNTSFVTEMKPKQITKAALKDFTSREVWKYILIGLVER, encoded by the coding sequence GGTAAGTATTGTGTTAGCAGTTATTGTGATCGGATTTATTGGAACAAACGTTTATTTAATTTTTAAAGAAGATAGTAAGGTTCAGCATACCGTTCATGTTGAAAAATGGTCTCGAGTACAGGAACGAGACATTGTTGAGACGTTTGAAACAGATGGGATCTTGGTCCCGAAGGAAGAACAGGATGTATATCTTCCACTGGAAAACATTGAATTTCAGCAATTTCTTGTAGAAGAAGGAGATGAAGTGGCGATCGGAACTCCTTTATTTTTATATACATCACCTGAAATCGATTCTTTGAAAGAAACGCTCGAAACAGAAATCACACAGGTTGAGGGTGAAATAGAAGGTGTTGAAGACTACATCGACTCTCTAGAAGACTATCAAAGCTCCATCCCTACTACCACATCTGAAATAGAGGTAGACTCTATTCTGGAAGATGGATTAAAGATTGATGTACATGCATCCTCTGAAATGATTGAAAGCACAATTGAGCAGGAAATTTATAAGCAGGAGCTTGAAAAACGAAAGCTTGAAGAACAAAAGACGAAGTACGAAAATCAGTTAGACAACATTAATGAACAAGAAAATTCGGCCTCTATGGTCAGTAATATCGACGGAGTTGTTGTTGAAGTTAATAAAAATCTCGGAAACCCTATTATTACAATCGCATCAAATGAATTAGCGATTGAAGGAGAATTTTCAGAACAGCAACTAAAAAAAGCTGAAACTGGTATGAAATTGACTGCAACTGCTTCTGGCGAGAACAAGAAGCTCGAAGGAACACTTGATAAAATCAATCCATATCCAGTCAATGAACCAGCAATTGACAAGGAAAATGCGTATAACTTTGTTGCAAGCATTCTTGAACAGCCAGAAACAGCACCAATCGGGACAAAAACAACGGTTTCTGTTGTAACGGCAGAAGCAATTGATGTACCGGCAATACGTGATGGAGCGATTCATGGAAAGAAAACTTCTTATGTTTATCAGTTAAATGAAGATGGACAAATTAAGAAGAAAACGGTTGAAAAAGGTTTGAGTTTTGATGGTTATACGGAGATTGTTAAAGGTTCTGACATTGGAGAAGTTACGATGCTCAGTCCAGAGAAATCACCTCAAACTAACACTAGCTTTGTAACCGAAATGAAGCCGAAGCAGATTACAAAGGCCGCTTTGAAGGACTT